From Flaviflexus ciconiae:
TGATAACGGATTTGCTGGACGTGGCGAAAAAGGGCGGGCCTAGAACCATGTGGGGCATGATCCTAGGCCCGCCGGATGACCGAATATTACGGTGCGTTCGGGGTCTCTACAACGAGTTCACCCGAGATGATCTGCTCGCGGAGCGCATCAATTTCGGATACGAGCTCGGCGGGAACGTCGGACTCGAAGTCGTGGAACGGAGCGATGTTCACGCCGCCGTTCTCAAGCGTGCCAACGTAGGCTTCGCTGTCGAACTCGTCGGTTGCCACATCGGCAATTGCGTCGAGGACCGAAACGTCGATGTCCTTGAGGACCGAGGTCAGGATGATCGACGAGAACTCGGGAGCGGACTCGTACCAGTCGGAGTCAACACCGATGATGTAGACGTCGCCAGCGGTCTGAGCGGCAGCGGCAGCGCCGAGGCCAACCGGACCGGCGACCGGCATGATGATGTCGGCACCCTGGTTGATGAAGTTGTTGGCGAGCTGCTGACCCTGTGCCTGATCATCGAACGAGTTCGAGAAGGAACCGGTCTGGGACTCCTTGTCCCAGCCCAGAACCTGAACGTTAGCGTCCGGGTATGCCTCGTTGTAGGCGGCGACGCCGTCAACGAAACCGTCCATGAAGATTTGGACGGACGGGATCGGCAGACCACCGAAGGTGGCGACAACGCCGGTCTCGGTCATGCCTGCAGCCGCGTAGCCTGCGAGGTAAGCAGCCTCGGCGGTGTTGAAGAGAAGCGCACGAGCGTTGTCGGACGGGGTCTCGAAGGGGGAGTCAACGAGAGCGAACGAAACGTCCGGGTTCTCCTGAGCAGCGCCGCTCGTTGCCTCTTCCAGAAGGAAGCCAACACCGATGACGAGGTCACAGCCCTCGGCAACCATGGCGTTCACGTTCGGAGCGAAGTCAGTGTCGGACGACGACTCGGCGGTCGAGGTCTGGACACCCATGAGCTCCTCAGCTTCCATGAGGCCGTTGAATGCCGACTCGTTGAAGGACTTGTCGTCCCAGCCGCCTGCGTCAGAGACGATGCAAGCGGTGTATTCGGAAGCGTCGATGGAGGCGTAGTCACGGCCGGCGCCGTCGCCGTCCTCGGTGCCCTCACCATCGGTGTCTTCGGTATCCGTATCCTCGGTGTCGGTATCCTCGGTATCGGTATCGGTGTCCTCGGTGTCCTCCGAGTCAGTGGTCTCTACCGTGTCCTCGGTCGAATCCGTCGTCTCATCGGCGGCATCGTCGGCACAGCCGGCAAGGACAAGAGCAGCGACACCAGCAAGTGCCATAAATGACGTGGATTTCTTCACGCGTTACTCCTATTTCATAGGTCCGCGCCCGTGCGGCACGGATTTCACCAATAGCATACTCGTTAACGTGCCGTTAACGTACACAGAAGGGCAAAATAGTCATCAAAGTTTGATAACGGGTTTAAATAGTCCCACACTTTTCGTCAATACGGCAGTGTTTTGACAGATTAGTTTGCGCGGTGTTCACCGGCTTCGAATTTTTGTCACACCGCGTGGCCCCACCCTCCCAGCAGTCCGGGCATGTTTTTTGGTGGTGACCGCGGTCGAATTTATCGAAGTCTGTTCAGGTCGTCACCAAGGGAGGCAACCACGCCCCCAAGTCCCGCCGACTGTTCCTTGGTTGTCACGAGCAGAACATCACCAGTATCGACCACAACAGCCTCGGGGATCCCGTGGATCACAATCGGCCGGTCATGAGAGTAAACGACGGCACCGTCGGATCCCGATAGGACAACGGGCTGGGCGGAGCCGCCGGAGGACACCTGCTCGGCAGAGTTATCCAGGTGTTCGGACAGCGAGGCATAACCGCCGATATCGGACCAGCCCATCGAGACCGGCACCGTCGTCACTCCCCCAATTTCTGCCAGGGGCTCGGCAATGGCGCGGTCGATAACCGAGTCTTCCAGGTCATCCCATCCGGTGAGGGCCTCGGCCCGTCCCGGGCCGTCCCACTCGGCTGCGATGGCTCGCAGGCCGGCGGCAAGCTCCGGCTTGAACTGCGCAAGAGAATCGAGCAGAACACCCACCCTGGAGACAAACATGCCGGCGTTCCAGAGGAAGGTACCGGATTCGACATATTCGACGGCGCGCGGAAGGTCCGGCTTCTCCATGAACTCGGCAACGGCGTACGCGCCCTTGACAGTCGTTTCCTCGCCGACGTGAATGTAGCCGAAGCCCGTGTCGGGCGAGGTGGGGGTGATGCCGATGGTGACGACCTTGCCGGTCTTTGCGGAGTCGATGGCCGTGCGCACCGCCTGTTGGAATGCTCCGGTGTCGGAGATCAGGTGGTCGGCGGCGAAGGAGCCAACCACGGCATCGGGGCCGTACCGCTTTTCAACGATGGCGGCAACCAGGCCAATGGCCGGCATGGTGCCCCGCGGCGAGGGTTCGATGACGAGGGCGTCTTCGGAGAGATCCAGTTGCTCGGCAACCGCCTTCGCATGGTCTTTGCCGGTCACGACAATGAGGTCATCCGCGAGGCCTTCCAGCCGGTCGGAGGTGGCTTGGATGAGGGTGCGTCCCACACCCGTCATGTCAATGAGGAACTTCGGGTGGCTGCGCCTCGACAGGGGCCACAGCCTCGTTCCGGCACCGCCTGCGGGAACAATCGCAACAAACGTCATCTCTTTGCCTTTTCGCTCTCAAGCCGGTGATCCATTTTCGCCTGGGCAAGCTTCAGCTCGAGCTTCTCGATCTTCTTCGAACTCTTCTTACCCTTGCGACCGTCCCATTCTGGCAGGTTCTTTCGCAGCCGGTCGGAGAACTCGGGGTCCTTCGTCATATCAGGAACGACAACGCCGGTGAACGGCTCATGGGTCCACCTCGTTGTCTCCGGAACGGACAGGGTCACGAAGTTCGGGGTGTCATGTGCGTGGATGGATTCGGGAACCGTGATCTTCATGGGTGCCGGCGGGTTGGCGGTGAACGCCGCGGCGATGAGAACGATACGGGTAACGAAGTTGATCCACAGGAGGAGCGTTGCGATCGCAGCAAACGGGGCAAGCACCGGATTGTCTGAGACGGAGCCAATAACGGATGTACCGAGGAAGCGAACAACGGATGTGCCGAGCGCACCGAGGGCCGCTCCCATGAACAGGTCCTTCCGGGGCGGCCGGGCACCGGCCGTGAAGCGGAAGAGCAGCATGATGACAACAAGGTCAACGAGGAAAGCGACGAAAAGCGAACCGATCCTGATCGCCCACTGGGCAAAGCTTCCTTCGATGCCAATGAAGTCGAGGATGGTGTCCGCCAGGGTGCCCGCCACGGATGTCAGAACGGAACCGAGAAGAACGCCGAGAGCAAGACCGAGGAAGGCGAGCAGGTCGCGGGCCTTCAGGACAATGAAGTTCTCGGGTAGCTTCGAGATGCCGAACATGGCCCGGATCGAGACCTTGAGGGCGTTCATGACCGACAGCGCGGTCCAGAGCAGGACACCCATGGCGATGATCGAGGCCGGATTCAGGGCAGTTTCCATCACCAGCGAATCGGGGGATATGAGTCCGCTGGGATCGTCTTCGGTCTGGAGGATTCCCGGCATGGCGTCGTTGATGCCGTTAAAGACGGTGTTCCGTAGCTCCTCATTGGAACCCAGCACGGCCATGAAAGCCGTGATGGAGATCGTGAGGGCGGCCGCGATGGAGAAGATAGCCGAGTAGGCAATACCACCGGATAGGAGCGCACCCTTGGCCACCCCGTACCGCTGGAATGCTCTCAGCAGCCGGATGTGCTGGATCTTGTGCAGGAAAGGCTCCGGCTCCACGGTGATCGGCCTAGTCGATGGCACCGTGGAGGGAGCGTCATAGTAAATGTCGTTGTCATTTGCCACGCGTCCAGCCTAAACGAAACAGGGCCGACGCGTGTGCTGAGATGCAGTTTTACGCGTGAAACGGAGGAGGGACAGCCGAGTGACTGCCCCTCCTCCGTCATGCTGTTCAGTCTGGAACCGAGTCCCGCAACCCGTTGGAATCCCTAGAAGTCCGTCACGTCGTAGTCGATTGTCAGCGGTGCGTGGTCGGACCACCGGCTCGCATAGTCGCCTGCTCGGCCGACTTCCGCGGAGACCGCGGTGTCCGCGAGCGCCTTCGTGGCCATCTGGTAGTCGATGCGCCACCCGGCATCGTTATCGAATGCCTTGCCGCGCTGGGACCACCAGGTGTAGGGGCCCTGGACGTCGCCGA
This genomic window contains:
- a CDS encoding YihY/virulence factor BrkB family protein; this encodes MANDNDIYYDAPSTVPSTRPITVEPEPFLHKIQHIRLLRAFQRYGVAKGALLSGGIAYSAIFSIAAALTISITAFMAVLGSNEELRNTVFNGINDAMPGILQTEDDPSGLISPDSLVMETALNPASIIAMGVLLWTALSVMNALKVSIRAMFGISKLPENFIVLKARDLLAFLGLALGVLLGSVLTSVAGTLADTILDFIGIEGSFAQWAIRIGSLFVAFLVDLVVIMLLFRFTAGARPPRKDLFMGAALGALGTSVVRFLGTSVIGSVSDNPVLAPFAAIATLLLWINFVTRIVLIAAAFTANPPAPMKITVPESIHAHDTPNFVTLSVPETTRWTHEPFTGVVVPDMTKDPEFSDRLRKNLPEWDGRKGKKSSKKIEKLELKLAQAKMDHRLESEKAKR
- a CDS encoding BMP family lipoprotein: MKKSTSFMALAGVAALVLAGCADDAADETTDSTEDTVETTDSEDTEDTDTDTEDTDTEDTDTEDTDGEGTEDGDGAGRDYASIDASEYTACIVSDAGGWDDKSFNESAFNGLMEAEELMGVQTSTAESSSDTDFAPNVNAMVAEGCDLVIGVGFLLEEATSGAAQENPDVSFALVDSPFETPSDNARALLFNTAEAAYLAGYAAAGMTETGVVATFGGLPIPSVQIFMDGFVDGVAAYNEAYPDANVQVLGWDKESQTGSFSNSFDDQAQGQQLANNFINQGADIIMPVAGPVGLGAAAAAQTAGDVYIIGVDSDWYESAPEFSSIILTSVLKDIDVSVLDAIADVATDEFDSEAYVGTLENGGVNIAPFHDFESDVPAELVSEIDALREQIISGELVVETPNAP
- a CDS encoding mannose-1-phosphate guanylyltransferase translates to MTFVAIVPAGGAGTRLWPLSRRSHPKFLIDMTGVGRTLIQATSDRLEGLADDLIVVTGKDHAKAVAEQLDLSEDALVIEPSPRGTMPAIGLVAAIVEKRYGPDAVVGSFAADHLISDTGAFQQAVRTAIDSAKTGKVVTIGITPTSPDTGFGYIHVGEETTVKGAYAVAEFMEKPDLPRAVEYVESGTFLWNAGMFVSRVGVLLDSLAQFKPELAAGLRAIAAEWDGPGRAEALTGWDDLEDSVIDRAIAEPLAEIGGVTTVPVSMGWSDIGGYASLSEHLDNSAEQVSSGGSAQPVVLSGSDGAVVYSHDRPIVIHGIPEAVVVDTGDVLLVTTKEQSAGLGGVVASLGDDLNRLR